In one window of Bizionia sp. M204 DNA:
- a CDS encoding WG repeat-containing protein, with protein MKTTALVIGLLFLGIFSHAQQLALANEKGDFGYITKTGTWQIKPQFKVAKNFSDDLAEASLDKKTWGFINRKGEWVIQPQFDKTKAFNSGIAVVLKDKNWMYINKKGEQVLQDVSTDKVYDFENGYAIFRKESGVGFINTKGEIVVEPKFTKAFNFENGSAKVLENDKWGLIDATGKYVVKTEYDGISNAYNGQIVANIGERYGLIINGEFKEVSGAEKIWDFSNNKENTYAKKDGKIGFINTKGEWIIEPKFDKARAFSNGLAPVNEGKKWGYINTSGEIIIPLQYKDAEIFSASGLAPVTTGKEWGFINKKGDLVIPEDYEITAGGFSIFSKNNPKGFIDGLARVKKKKSWTYLTTKGEPLNNLWFENLELFY; from the coding sequence ATGAAAACAACAGCACTCGTTATCGGCCTACTTTTTTTAGGTATTTTTAGTCATGCTCAACAATTAGCATTAGCTAATGAAAAAGGCGACTTTGGTTATATTACAAAAACTGGAACTTGGCAAATTAAGCCCCAATTTAAAGTAGCAAAAAACTTTTCTGATGATTTAGCCGAAGCCTCTTTAGATAAAAAAACTTGGGGTTTTATTAATCGAAAAGGAGAATGGGTTATCCAACCACAATTTGACAAAACTAAAGCGTTCAACTCTGGAATAGCCGTTGTTTTAAAAGATAAAAACTGGATGTACATCAACAAAAAAGGCGAACAAGTTTTACAAGACGTTTCTACTGATAAGGTTTACGATTTCGAAAATGGGTATGCTATTTTCAGAAAAGAATCTGGTGTTGGATTTATAAATACCAAAGGAGAAATAGTCGTAGAACCAAAATTCACCAAAGCTTTTAATTTTGAAAATGGTTCCGCCAAAGTATTAGAAAATGATAAATGGGGGCTAATTGATGCTACCGGAAAATATGTGGTTAAAACAGAATATGATGGTATTAGCAACGCATACAACGGACAAATTGTAGCTAATATTGGTGAACGCTACGGACTGATTATCAATGGTGAGTTTAAAGAAGTGTCTGGAGCTGAAAAAATTTGGGATTTTTCAAATAATAAAGAAAACACCTATGCAAAAAAGGATGGCAAAATAGGTTTCATTAACACAAAAGGAGAATGGATTATAGAGCCAAAATTTGATAAAGCGCGTGCGTTCTCAAATGGACTAGCCCCCGTTAACGAAGGTAAAAAATGGGGATATATTAACACCTCTGGCGAGATTATTATTCCGCTTCAATATAAAGATGCTGAAATTTTTAGCGCAAGTGGTTTAGCGCCTGTTACAACAGGTAAAGAATGGGGTTTTATCAATAAAAAAGGGGATTTAGTAATTCCTGAAGACTATGAAATTACAGCTGGTGGGTTTTCAATTTTTTCAAAAAACAACCCAAAAGGCTTTATTGATGGTCTTGCTCGTGTTAAAAAGAAAAAATCTTGGACATACCTAACAACAAAAGGCGAGCCGTTAAATAACTTATGGTTCGAAAATTTAGAATTATTTTACTAG